The Verrucomicrobiota bacterium genomic sequence CCGCATCGGCATCTGTTGCGCGTTCAGCTCAAAGATATGCAGGTCTTCGAGGGTAGAACCGTTCTTACGGCCGACATAGATCCGGCGATTCGGAAACTGATCGATCACTTCGTCGCTTCCGAACAGCGCCAGTGGGTCCTGGGAGGCCAGTTTGAAGACGGCTGATTTAAGCTGCACCTGGGCAATCGGCGCCATGTAGAGATTGATCCACAGGCAGATCCCGAAAAAGATCAGGGCGATGACGAAAACCGGGGCGCAGATGCGCAGGATACCGATGCCGTTGGCCCGCAGTGCAACGAGCTCGTTATCCGAGGATAGCTTACCGAAAACGAGCAGCACCGCCACCAGAATGCCCCAAGGGATCGAGTAAATCATGGAGAAGGGCAGCAGGTAGCCGAAAATGCTCAAGACATAACTCAGGGGCAATTGGTGGCTCATCAGGACGGTGAGCAGCTCGCGCATCGCGTTGCCGAGAACGAGCATCAGGCTGATCACGCTCACCGACCAGATGACCGAACCGACAACCTGTCCGGTTAAGTAACGATCGAGAATTTTCATGGCGTCACACGGTCACACGGCGGGCACAACGATTTGGCGGGCACAACGTAAGAGTTCACACGGCGAACACGGCGGACCACAGCGAACACGGCGGGAAGAGGGGGGAAAGAGTTTGGAGTTCGGAGTTCGGGGTTCGGAGCTCGGAGGCGTCGTAGAACCGGGGCCGATCTCCCCCGAGGGTCACGTTCACGCGGTGG encodes the following:
- a CDS encoding LptF/LptG family permease; translated protein: MKILDRYLTGQVVGSVIWSVSVISLMLVLGNAMRELLTVLMSHQLPLSYVLSIFGYLLPFSMIYSIPWGILVAVLLVFGKLSSDNELVALRANGIGILRICAPVFVIALIFFGICLWINLYMAPIAQVQLKSAVFKLASQDPLALFGSDEVIDQFPNRRIYVGRKNGSTLEDLHIFELNAQQMPMRVVYARRGQLEVDKENERILLHIYDARYEERDNAAPDDLKRMRYGITLREGVMPISLQDLIQKATSNQRPNQLTLGQLRDAIEQQTGKAGVGLRTEMSKRFSNSMAVITFILVGIPLAITAQRRETSVGIAMSLIVAFTYFIFIVITDNVKNNPHLHPEILIWFPNFLYLALGGVLFYRLANR